In a genomic window of Myotis daubentonii chromosome 18, mMyoDau2.1, whole genome shotgun sequence:
- the SSR2 gene encoding translocon-associated protein subunit beta, giving the protein MRLLALVVLALLAVTQAEEGARLLASKSLLNRYAVEGRDLTLQYNIYNVGSSAALDVELSDDSFPPEDFGIVSGMLNVKWDRIAPASNVSHTVVLRPLKAGYFNFTSATITYLAQEDGPVVVGFTSAPGQGGILAQREFDRRFSPHFLDWAAFGVMTLPSIGVPLLLWYSSKRKYDTPKTKKN; this is encoded by the exons ATGAGGCTGCTGGCATTGGTAGTGTTGGCGCTACTTGCTGTCACCCAAGCAGAGGAAGGAGCCAGGCTTTTGGCCTCCAAATCACTGCTGAACCGATATGCGGTGGAGGGGAGAGACCTGACCTTACAGTACAACATCTACAACGTGGGCTCCAG TGCTGCATTAGATGTGGAATTATCTGATGATTCCTTCCCTCCAGAAGACTTTGGCATTGTCTCCGGAATGCTCAACGTCAAATGGGACCGGATTGCCCC TGCTAGCAACGTCTCCCATACTGTTGTCCTGCGCCCTCTCAAGGCCGGTTATTTCAACTTCACCTCAGCGACTATTACTTACCTGGCCCAGGAGGATGGGCCCGTTGTG GTTGGCTTTACCAGTGCACCTGGACAGGGAGGAATCCTGGCTCAGCGGGAGTTTGATAGGAGATTCTCGCCTCACTTT CTGGACTGGGCAGCCTTCGGGGTCATGACTCTCCCCTCCATCGGGGTCCCCCTGCTGCTGTGGTACTCCAGCAAGAGGAAATACGACACGCCCAAGACCAAGAAGAACTGA